CCTCGGCGAGCGGACCGTCGGACGGCTGCTGACGACGCTGTGGGACGGCTCCGCCGACGGCGCGGTCCTGACCGACCCCGACGGCCGCGACCAGCCGCTGGTGGCGGCCTACCAGGCGCGGGCGCTGCGCCGCGGGCTGGCCGCGCTCACTCAGGAGCACGGCAGCCTCACCGGCCTGCCCCTGCGCCGGCTGACCGGCGGGCTCGACCTCACCCGCGTCCCCGACCCCGTCGCGTCCTTCGACTGCAACACCTGGGACGACATCGCCACTGCCAGGGCACGCATCAGGGAGCATGGGCACGTGTTGGATGAATGGATTTCCGCAGTCAAGGACGAACTGGGCCTCCACCTCGACGTCGACACCGGCGTCCTGCTCGACCTCGCGCGCGACGCCGCACATGGAGTGGCCAGGCCCGCGGCGCCGCTGACCACCTTCCTCGTCGGCTACGCGGCGGCGCAGGCCGGGGGAGGCCCCGAAGCCGTCGCGGAGGCCGCCCGCAAGGCCGCCGCGCTGGCGCTGCGCTGGGCCGAAGAGGCCGAGACGGATGCCGCGAAGAACGCCGAGAAGGACGCCGAGAAGGAAGCCGCCAAGCCCGGCATCACCCCGAACGCCGCCAAGCCCGGCAACACCCCGAACGCCGCCGAGCCCGACCGCACCCCGGACGCCGGATGACCGCCCGCTCCGTCCGGACCGGCGACGACGCCGAGGACTTCGACGTCGAGGAGGTGCTGGCCCTCGTGAAGGAAGACAGCGGCCGGGAGGACCACGCCGTGCCCGCCCCGCAGAGCGCCCCGGCATCCTCGGCACACGCCCACCAGGCCACGCCATGGTCCGAGGCACGGGCGATCGCCGAGCGTGCGGGCCGCTCGGGGGCCCGCCGCACCCCCGTCTCCGTCCCTCTCGACGTCGCCCTCGGCCTCACCCTGGCCGCTCCCCTCACCGCCCTCACCGACCTGCCCTCGTTCGACACCTCCGCGATGGACGGCTGGGCGGTCGCCGGACCCGGACCCTGGGACGTACGCGACGAGGGTGTGCTGGCCGGGCACGCGGAGCCCGAACCGCTCACCGACGGCGAGGCCGTCCGGATCGCCACCGGTGCCCGCATTCCCCTGGACACCACCGCCGTCATCCGCAGCGAGCACGGCCGCACGGACACCCAGGGCCGCCTGCACGCGACCCGCGAGGTGGGCCACGGCCAGGACATCCGCCCACGCGGCCAGGAATGCCGTAGCGGCGACCAACTCCTCCCCGTCGGCACCCTGGTGGCCCCGGCCGTGCTCGGACTCGCCGCGGCGGCCGGATACGACACCGTCACCGCGGTCCCCCGACCCCGCGCCGAAGTCCTGATCCTCGGCGACGAGTTGCTCACCGAAGGACTGCCGCACGACGGGCTGATCCGAGACGCGCTCGGCCCGATGCTGCCGCCCTGGCTGCGAGCGCTCGGCGCCGAGGTCATCGCCGTGCGCCGGCTCGGCGACGACGCCAAGGCCCTGCGCAAGACCATCACCTCCTCCGATGCCGACCTCATCGTCACCACCGGCGGCACCGCCTCCGGCCCCGTCGACCACGTCCACCCCACTCTGAGCCGTATCAGCGCGGAGCTGCTGGTCAACGGCGTCAAGGTGCGCCCCGGCCACCCCATGCTGCTGGCCCGCATCAAGGACAACCAGCACCTCGTCGGCCTGCCCGGCAACCCCCTCGCCGCCGTCTCCGGCCTGCTCACGCTCGCCGAGCCACTGCTGCGCACCCTCGCCGCCCGTCCCGCCCCCGAGCCGCTGACGCTGCCGCTCCAGGGCGCGGCGCACGGGCATCCGTACGACACCCGGCTCATCCCCGTGGCGCTGCGCGTCGACAGTGCTGTCCCGCTGCACTACAACGGCCCGGCGATGCTGCGGGGCATCGCGGCGGCCGACGCGCTGGCCGTCGTACCACCGGGCGGTGCCCGGCCGGGGCAGGAGGTCGAACTGCTCGACCTGCCCTGGGCGTTCGCCGGTATCGAGGTGTGTTTCACGTGAAACAACCGGGCCATGACGTGATCGCCCGTCAGGCGGGCGAACATCTCACAACCCATCAGGTGAAACTCCCGCGGAAGGTGGTGGAGCACCCCTTCCGGCAGGTTGCCAAGCGGCTGTCCATGGCCCTGCTGCTCCTCGTGGTGACCTCGCTGATCGTCTATGCCGACCACGAGGGCTACAACGACAACTCCGACGGCTCCATCGACTTCCTGGACGCCTGCTACTACGCGACCGTCACCCTCTCCACCACCGGATACGGCGACATCACCCCGGTCAGCGATGCCGCCCGGCTCACCAATATCTTCGTCGTCACGCCGCTGCGCGTGATGTTCCTGATCATCCTGGTCGGCACCACGCTCGAGGTCCTCACCGAACGGACACGGGACGAATGGCGCCTGACCCGCTGGAGGTCCGCCTTGCGTGATCACACGGTTGTCGTCGGATTCGGGACGAAGGGACGCTCGGCGATCCAGACCGTGTGCGCGTCGGGGCTCAAGGCGGAGCAGGTTGTCGTCGTCGACCCCAGCTCCAAGGCGATCGACGCCGCGACGGCCGAAGGGTATGCGGGGATCGTCGGCGATGCGACGCGCAGCGATGTGCTGAAGCAGGCCGAGGTGCACAAGGCGCGGAAGGTCATCATCGCGACGCAGCGCGATGACACGGCCGTCCTTGTCACTTTGACGGCCCGGCAGCTCAACCGCGGTGCCAAGATCGTGGCCGCGGTGCGGGAGGAGGAGAACGCACCGCTGCTGATGCAGTCCGGCGCCGACGCGGTCATCACCAGCGCCAGCGCGGCCGGCAGGCTGCTCGGCCTCTCCGTGCTCAGCCCCGCCGCCGGCATGGTGATGGAGGACCTCATCCAGCAGGGCAGCGGGCTCGACATAGTCGAACGGCCCGTCATAAAGGCCGAGGTGGGCAAGGGCCCCCGGGAGACGGAGGACCTGGTGGTGAGTGTCGTACGCGGGCATCGGGTGCTCGGATACGACGATCCGGCCGTCGGGAAGCTGGAGCTGACGGACCGGCTGATCACCATTGTGCGGGCGACGCCGGGTACGCAGGTCGCACCCGACGTCCGCCCGCTGCGGCAGGATTGAACCGTCGCTCAGCGCTCCGCTCGAAGTGCCGCGATATGCCGTCGATCGTCTGCGGCGCCGTCGTGGCTGGTCGCGCCCACGCGGCGGAGCCGCATATAGATACAGCCCCGCGCCCCTATAGGGCGCTACCGCACCGCAGTGCACTTCGCCCGACCTGCTGAGAACCGGCTCACTTGCGGTTGTACAGCCGCATCGTGATCGGCCCGAAGACCAGCAGGAACAGGCCCGCCCAGCCCAGCGACCAGGCGACCTCGTCGGCCGGCCAGTCGCCCGCCATCAGTCCGCGCACCGCCGACGAAAGGTGGGTGATGGGGCTGTTGTTGACGAAGGCCTGGAGCCAGCCCGGCATGGTGCTCGGGTCGACGAAGACATTGGACAGGAAGGTCACCGGGAAGATCACCATCATGCTGACGCCCATCACCGACTTCTCGGAGCGCAGCATCAGCCCGAACATCGTCCAGATCCACGAGAACGCGAACGAGAAGGCGACCAGCAGGGCGATCCCGGCGAGCACACCGCCGACCCCGCCGTCCGGCCGGTAGCCGAGGATGATGCCGACGGTGAGCATCACGACGGACGCGATGGTGTAGCGCAGGGCGTCGCCGAGCAGATAGCCGACCATCGTCGACGGCCGCCAGATGGGCAGTGAGCGGAAGCGGTCGAAGACACCCTTTTCGATGTCCGTGTTCACCGAGACGCCCGTGTACATCGTGATCATCACGACCGACATCACCAGGATGCCGGGCAGCAGGAACTGGATGTACTCCTTCGGGGAGCCTGCCAGGGCGCCCCCGAACAGGTACGTGTACATCAGCACCATCATGATCGGGAACGCGGTGACGTCGAAGAGCTGCTCGGGAACGTGCTTGATCTTGAGCATCGCCCGCCAGCCGAAGGTGAGGGAGGCCGACAGGGCGCTGGGCCTCGGCGGCCGTTCGCCGGCGACGAGCAGGGCGGCCAGCGACTCGGCGCTGACGGGGGCGAGTTCCTTGGTCTCGGTGGTGGTCGCGGTGCTCATGCTGACACCTTGTCCTTCGTCTCGTGGGTGTCGTGTCCGGTGAGGGCGAGGAAGACCTCGTCCAGGCTGGGCTGGCCCAGCGAGAAGTTGTCGACGATGACGCCGCCGCGGGCCAGCTCGGCGAGTGCCCGGGCCGCCTGCTCGGCCGCGCCCTGTCCGCCCGCCGCACCGCCGCCCACGCGCGCGGTCAGTGCCACCGGATCGGGCTCCAGCTGCACGTCCGCGTCCAGAGCCAGCCGCAGCACCTGCTCGGCCTGCGGGCGCTGCGCCGCATCCCGCAGGCGCAGATGGACGGACCCGGCGCCGACGGACGCCTTCAGCTCGCCCTTGGTGCCCTCCGCGATCACCTTGCCCTGGTCGATCACGGCGATCCGGGACGCCAGCTGGTCGGCCTCGTCCAGATACTGCGTGGTCAGCAGCACGGTCGTGCCCTGGGAGACCACCGCGCGGATGATGTCCCAGACCTGGTTGCGGCTGCGCGGGTCGAGCCCGGTCGTCGGCTCGTCGAGGAACAGCAGCTCGGGGGTGTTCAGGATGGACGCGGCGATGTCGATACGGCGCCGCATGCCGCCCGAGTAGTTCTTGACCTGCTTCCCGGCCGCGTCCGTCAGCCCGAAGGCCTCCAGAAGCTGCGCGGCACGGTCCCGGGCGGCCTTCTTGTGGTGCCCGAGAAGACGGCCGAGCAGAACCAGGTTCTCGGTGCCGGTGAGGTCCTCGTCCACGGACGCGTACTGACCGGTGAGACTGACCCGGCCGCGCACCTCGTCGGCCTCGTGCACGACATCGTGTCCGAAGACATGGGCCTGGCCGCCGTCGGGCCGCAGGAGGGTGGCGAGCATCTTCACAGTGGTGGTTTTTCCGGCGCCGTTCGGACCGAGGACGCCGTAGACCGTGCCGGCGGGAACGGCGAGGTCGACGCCGTCCACGGCCCTGGTCTCGCCGAACGTCTTCACCAGGCCCGCGGTCTCGATGGCCAGGCCTGAGGTCTGCTGGCTCATGGTGGTTTCCTTCCGCATTCATGGGCTACGCATGGGGAGACCTTTACCGTCCCTCAAACTCATCGGTGCCGCACAGGAATTTCCCGGCGGACCGGTCGAAGGACCGAAGCGGCCCCGCCCAGGGACGTAGGCGGACCGGTCCAGGGACGTAGGGCGGACCGGTCCAGGGACGCAGCGGCATGGACCTGAGACCGAGGAGTAGCGTCCTGCCCATGTATGCGATCACGATTCCCGAACCTGGTGGGCCCGAGGCGCTGGTGTGGAACGAGGTCCCCGATCCGGTGCCCGGCGAGGGCGAGGTGCTGGTCGAGGTGGCGGCCGGCGCGGTCAACCGGGCCGACATCCTGCAGCGCCAGGGCTTCTACAACCCGCCGCCCGGCGCCTCCCCCTACCCCGGCCTCGAATGCTCCGGGCGGATCACGGCGGTCGGCCCCGGCGTCTCCGGCTGGGCGGTCGGCGACGAGGTGTGCGCGCTGCTCGCAGGCGGCGGCTACGCCGAGAAGGTCGCCGTCCCGGCCGGCCAACTGCTGCCCGTGCCGCAGGGCCTCGACCTCGAGCAGGCCGCCGCACTGCCCGAGGTGACCTGCACGGTCTGGTCGAACGTCTTCATGATCTCCCACCTCCGTCCCGGCGAGACCCTCCTCGTGCACGGCGGCTCCAGCGGCATCGGCACCATGGCGATCCAGCTCGCCAAGGCCGTCGGCGCCAAGGTCGCCGTCACCGCGGGCACCGAGGAGAAGCTGCGGCGCTGCGCCGAACTGGGCGCGGACATCCTGGTCAACTACCGCGAGCAGGACTTCGTCGAGGAGGTCAGGAAGGCCACCGACGGGGCGGGTGCGGACGTCATCCTCGACAACATGGGCGCCAAGTATCTCGACCGCAACGTCCAGGCCCTCGCCGTCAACGGCCGGCTCGCGATCATCGGCATGCAGGGCGGGATCAAGGGCGAGCTGAACATCGGCGCACTGCTGGGCAAGCGCGCCGCGATCAGCGCGACCTCGCTGCGCGCCCGCCCGCTCAGCGAGAAGGCGGCGATCGTCGCGGCCGTACGCGAACATGTCTGGCCCCTGCTCGACGCCGGCCACATCCGCCCGGTCGTCGACCGCAAGCTCCCGATGAGCGACGCGGCCGGCGCCCACCGGGTGGTCGAGGAGAGCGGCCACGTCGGAAAGGTGCTGCTGGTCGTGCGGTAGCACCGGTATGCCGGACCGGTTCAGCCCCGCCGCAGCCGCAGCCCGAGAAACGCGAGCCCCAGCCCGAGCCCGATCAGGACCAGCCCGCTGCCGAGCGGCAGGATCCGCAGCACGGGCTCGGCGGGGCTCTCGGCCTCCGCGGCGGCCTGCTCCACCGGCTGCGGCGGCGCGGAGGGCGGCGCGGTGGACTCCGGGGGCTGCCGAGGCTGCCGGGACGCCCGAGGCACCTCCTCCACCGGCTCCGCCACACCCTGCCGTCCCGGCCGCTCCCGCCCCTCACCGGCCCGGCTCCCGGCCCGGGACGGCTCATCGGAAGGGGAGGGCGAGGCGGAGGCGCCGACCTGGATGTCGTACGACGAGACAGCCCCGTACGACAGGACGGCCGCGGACGAGACACTCCCGGACGGCAGCAGAACCACCCCCGCCACCAGCCCCGGAAGTACCCGCCACCACGGAATCACGGAACAAGCCTCACATCGCCGCACTGTTCCGGCACTCCGGGTTCCGCCGACGGGGCGAAAGCGGGCATACCGACAGCCGGCGCACCGAAAGCCGAAGCCGGTGCACCGGAAAACGGTGGATCAGCTGTCACCGGGGGCACCTCAGTGATGAGGTGTACGGGTGCGAGAGAATGGCGGCATGGAGATGCCGAGGAACGAAAGGTCGCCGGAGAACCCGCAGATCCTGGTCGTGGGCCAGGACGGCATGGCGCTCGGTGGCGGCAACGGAGACGAGGACTCCCGAGAGATCCCCGTGACCGAGCAGGTCGAGCAGCCGGCGAAGGTCATGCGGATCGGCAGCATGATCAAGCAGCTGCTCGAGGAAGTTCGCGCCGCTCCTCTGGACGAGGCGAGCCGGGTTCGGTTGAAGGAGATCCACGCCAGCTCGGTGAAGGAACTGGAGGACGGTCTGGCCCCGGAGCTCGTCGAGGAGCTGGAGCGGCTCTCTCTGCCCTTCACGGACGACGGGACTCCGTCCGACGCGGAACTGCGTATCGCGCAGGCTCAGTTGGTCGGCTGGCTGGAGGGCCTCTTCCACGGCATCCAGACCACGCTCTTCGCCCAGCAGATGGCCGCGCGCGCCCAACTGGAGCAGATGCGCCGCGCCCTCCCGCCGGGCGTCGGCGGCCACGAGGACGGCGAGCAGCACCCGGGCGGCCGCTCGGGTGGGCCGTACCTGTAACCCACCTGCCCACGATCAGCGAAGGGCCCGGCAGCCAGTGCTGCCGGGCCCTCGCTTTGTGGTGAGCCCGGCCTTGTTCACCTGGGTGCTGCCGTCGTAGAGCTGAACCTCGACGCCGGCGTGCTTGATGCCGCGGCTGTCCTCCGCGGAGGTGTGCCACGTCTTGGAGGAGCCGCTCCCACCGGTGACGTGGTGCCAGGACCAGTGCTTGACGGTGCTGCCCGTGGGCGAACCCTCTTATGGCACGGACGTCGCGTACGTCACTCCGGGTTGCCCGTCGAGACCTCGAACGTGAACGTCGGCGGGTTCTCCGGATCGAAGTCCGTACGTGTCTCGGGCGTTTGCCGCATGATCGTGCCCTCGCCGTACGTGTTCTCGTTGATGTCGACCTTCTTGTACTTCCACTCCGCCGCGTCGAGGCACTCGACGACCGACGGCCAGTACTTGAACGTCAGGTCCGGCATCTGCACCTGATCGGGGTCGGAATACGACTCCCGCGGCTCGGTGCACTCGGTCGTCTCGACGGTCTTGGAGCTGTCACCTTCCCGGTACCCGGCGGCCTTCGTCAGCGACTCCGAGGCCGTCGGGCCACCGCTGCCGCCGGCGTCGTCGTCGGTGCCGCCGCGGTTCAGCGTCAGGGCCACGATCAGGCCGACCACCGCGACGACGGACACGAGGACCGAGCCGATGACGACCGGCCGGTTGTTCCTGCCGCCGCCCGAAGTGGTCTGCGGCTGGGGCGACATGGTGTACGGCGGCGGGGTCGAGTGGCCCGGCTGCGGGGAGTACGCCGCCGGCTGCGGTGTCTGGTAGCCGGGCTGCTGCGGGTAGCCGTACGCCGGTGAAGGCGTCGACGGCGGCGGGGTGCTGTACGGGTTCGGGGTCTGGGGCTGCTGGTACGGCGTCTGGACGGGGGCCGACAGCGGGGGCGTCTGGCCGACCGGCGGGAACACCGAGGCGCCGACGCCCTGGCCGCTCTGCGTCTGCGCGCCCGGCACGATGCTCGGCGGGGCCGCCTGGAAGGACGCGGCCACGCGCAGGCACTCGTCGCGCATGGACTCGGCGCTGGGGAAACGCTCGTTCGGGTTCTTCTTCAGCGCGCGGGCGACCAGCGCGTCCACGCCCGGAGGCAGCGCGCGGTTGATCGAGGACGGAGCCACCGGCTCCTCCTGCACATGCGCGTACGCGATGGCCAGCGGCGAGTCCGCGTCGAACGGCAGCCGCCCGGTGACCAGTTGGAACAGCATGATGCCGACCGAGTACAGATCGGAGCGGGCGTCCACGGACCGGCCCAGCGCCTGTTCCGGCGAGAGGTACTGCGGGGTGCCGACGACCATGCCGGTCTGTGTCATCGACGTCACACCGGACTGCATGGCGCGCGCGATGCCGAAGTCCATGACCTTGACGACACCGCGCTTGCTCATCATCACGTTGCCCGGCTTGATGTCGCGGTGGACCAGCCCCATCTCATGGCTGATCTCCAGCGCCGCCAGCACATCCGCGGTGATCTTCAGCGCCTTGTCGGCGGGCATCGCGCCGAACTGCCGCACATCCTCGTCGAACACCGAGCTGAGCGGGCGGCCCTCGATGTACTCCATGACGATGTACGGCGTCGTCATGCCGTCGACATCGTCCTCTCCGGTGTCGAAGACCGAGACGATGTTGGTGTGCGTGAGCTTCGCCACGGCCTGGGCCTCGCGACGGAAGCGCTCCCGGAACGCCTGCTCCCGGCCCAGCTCGGTGTGCAGGGTCTTGACCGCGACCTGCCGGTCGAGCACGGAGTCGTACGCCAGGTGCACCGAGGCCATGCCGCCCGTGCCGAGCAAGTCGCGCAGCTGATAGCGGCCACCGGCCAGCGCCCGCCCCGCGTACCGGCCCTGTGCGCCGTCCTGGCTCATGTTCTGCGTCCCCCATCGGCGCCGGCGGCCGGAAGTCGGTGATCCAATGTCCTGTTCCCGGCCCAAGTCTGCCCCGCGGCACTGACAGGTCAAGCGCGGTGCCCGTTCCGTGACCGTACGCGAAAGAAGCGTCGCGGAAGCGTTACAGCGGCCGTACTGCCGGTACACAGAATTTGCACGACACCGTGGAGTGCGGGTTTGATGGCCGGTCCGTCTCGTGCCGGTCCGGGCGCCCGTACCGGACCGGAGGCTTGCGCGGAGGCTGTAGCGTGGCCGACGGAGACCGTAACAACACCGCGCGCACCGCGGGCAGAAACGACGGCGAGGACTGATGGCACAGCAGCAGCGCGCTCAGGGCCCGTCCGACCCCGAGGCGACTGGCGGCGGTATGTCAGATGCGCCGGAGATGTGGGGTAATGGCGGGCTGGTCGGCGATGGCCGGTATCGGCTCACCCGCAGACTCGGCCGGGGCGGCATGGCCGAGGTGTTCGCGGCCGAGGACGTGCGCCTGGGCCGCACGGTGGCGGTGAAGCTGCTCCGCTCCGATCTCGCCGAGGACCCGGTCTCCAAAGCCCGCTTCACGCGCGAGGCCCAGTCGGTGGCCGGGCTCAACCACCACGCGATCGTCGCCGTGTACGACTCCGGCGAGGACTTCGTGGGCGGCCAGTCGGTCCCGTACATCGTGATGGAGATCGTCGAGGGCCGCACCATCCGCGACCTCCTCATCAACGCCGAGGCGCCCGGGCCCGAGCAGGCCCTGATCATCGTCTCCGGCGTCCTGGAGGCGCTCGCCTACTCGCACCAGCACGGCATCGTCCACCGCGACATCAAGCCGGCGAACGTGATCATCACGCACACCGGCGCGGTCAAGGTGATGGACTTCGGCATCGCGCGCGCACTGCACGGCGCGCAGTCGACGATGACGCAGACCGGCATGGTCATGGGCACGCCGCAGTACCTCTCCCCGGAGCAGGCGCTCGGCAAGGCCGTCGACCACCGCTCCGACCTGTACGCGACGGGCTGCCTGCTCTACGAACTCCTCGCGCTGCGGCCCCCGTTCACCGGCGAGACGCCACTGTCGGTGGTCTACCAGCACGTCCAGGACATCCCGACGCCGCCGTCCGAGGCATCCGACGTCTGCCCGCCGGAGCTCGACGGCCTTGTCATGCGCTCGCTGGCCAAGGAGCCGGACGACCGGTTCCAGACGGCCGAGGAGATGCGCGGGCTCGTGCAGTACGGCCTGCAGATGCTGTACGACCAGGGCGGTCACACCGGCACCTGGAACACCGGCCCGGTCACCGCGCACGACGGCCGGCAGACCCCGGCCGCGGGCTTCGCGAGCACCACCGTGATGCAGAACCACGGCAACGGCTCCAGCACCTCGCAGATCCCGCAGCAGATCCTGCCGTCCGGATACGGCGGCGGGGACGACGGCGGCTTCGAGGGGCACGGCAACAAGGGCAACGGCCGCAGCAAGCTGTGGATCCTCGCCGTCCTCGCGGTGATCGCCATCGCCGCGGGCGTCGCGCTGGCGCTCAACGGCGGTGGCGGGGGCGGTGGCGGCGGCGGTGGTGGCAAGGTGTCGCCGACCACCTCGCAGACCACCGAGGACGACAAGGCCAGCCAGACGCCGAGCAACGAGGCGAGCAACGAGCCGACCGACACGGAGACGGACAGCGACTCGGACACGAGCGGCGGTTCGAACTACACGCCGTCGTACGAGCCTTCCTACACGCCGTCGGAGACGGCTTCTTCGGAGCCCTCCTACACGCCGTCCGACGAGCCGACCTCGTCGGGGGAGCCGACGCCGTCCTTCACGCCGTCCGACGAGCCGACGGACCCGGAGACGCAGCCGACGGACACCGGTGACGGCGGCGTCAGCGCGGGCGGCGGGACCGAGAACTGACCGGCACGCCGGAAGACAGCGTTCACGCGCGCGTACGGCCCGCAAACGGGCTGCACGCGCGCGTGCTGCTTTGCGGCGGAGGCCCGCACGTCAGCCGCTGAACGCCTCGCACACCGCGTCGTACTCCCGTGTCCACCACACGGCGAGGGCCGAGGCGGCCGGGAACTGGGGATCCGCGCGCGTGTCGCCCCGCTCGTAGTGCCAGCGCAGCATCCAGAAGTCGTTGAGACGCTCCCACCACACGCGGTGCACGGCTGCCGCGAGCTGGGAGGGCGTGGCGCCGGCCGTGCGCCGGTACGCGCGCGTGTACGCCCGCACCTTGGGCAGGTCGAGGGTGCCGACGGGACGGACGAAGAAGATCGCGGCGGCTCGTACGGCCTCCTCCGCGCGGGGCTGTACGCCGAGCCGGTCCCAGTCGACGATCGCGGCGGGCGCGTCCCCCTGGTAGAGCAGGTTGAACGGGTGGAAGTCGCCGTGCACCCAGCCGACGGAACCTCCGCGCGGCGGGCGCCGGTCCGCGTGCCGCTCCAGGAGCACGCGCCGCTCCAGCAGTCGGTGCCGGGCCAGTTCGTCGAAGGAGTCGGCGGGGCGGTGGCGGCGCACGCGGGCGAGCAGGTCGTCGATGAGGGCGAAGGTGGCGGTGGGGTCGGCGCTGTGGGGAGGCTCTGCACGTCCCCGCCTTCGCACCGGCATCACGCGCTCCAGGCTGGCGTGCACCACCCCTAACAGCGACCCCAGCCGTCCGCACTGCTCCGCGCTGAGCTGGCCGCCGTGCCGGTGCCGTCCCTCGACCCACGGGTGCAGGGCGTACGCGTGGCCGCCGACCACCGCCACCGTGCGCCCGTCGCGGGCGGCCACGGGGGGTGCCACCGGGACGCCGAGGTCGGCGAGGCGCTGGGTGGCGCGGTGCCGGCGTTCGATCGCGGTCGGGTCGGCGGTCTCGGGGTCGAAATGGTGCTTGAGGAAGTAGCGGCCGCGGGTCGTGCGCAGCCGGTAGCCGCGGTTGAGGAGCCCCTCGTCGACGGGTTCGCAGGTGACGGCGGAACCGGCGGCGTACTGACGGAGCAGGGCGCCCAGCGGGGGCGCGTGGGGCACGAGGGGTGGTACACAGGGGCGCGGCACGCGGCAGATGCTAGGGCACCCGCCGAGCCCATGAGCTGGGCGTTGTCACAGCACGTCGTCGGTGGTCGCTTTCGGTCACAGGACGTCCTCGAAGTGGCGTTCCAGGCCCCCGTCCGTGGAGTCCATCCACGCGGCGCGGCGCGGGCCCGAACAGCCGTGGCTCCTCGGCACTCGGCTCATGGGCCGCGCACTCGCCCACGACCCGCACGGACCACGGACTCTCGACGGCCGCGCGAAGCTCAGGTTGTCCGAGCCGTACGCGACGACGCTTCGCTGCCTCGGACGGCCTTCAGGACATACCTCGACGCCGCTGCCGTCCGGGAGACGTACGTCGAGCACCACCAGGTCGGGCCGGGCGGCCGGGATCCACGCCGGCGCGCCGGACGATTTCATGGTCGTCGAGGAGAGAGACACGGATTCTTCGGTCTTCGCGTACTGGGTAAGTCAAACCCGCAAACCCTTCCGGTGACCTGGGTCGGCGGGATAACGTGCCGTTGCTCCGGCCTCCTGCAAGGCTGTGACCAGTACCCCTTCGGGCTCTTCCCGATTTACTTGGAAATCCAAGCAAAATCGCAGGTCAAAGGGGGTTTCACAGAAATGTGGCGCACTGGGTAACGTGATGGTTGCAGGGCGCTCGCCGGGGCACCTGTCACGCCTGTTCCGGCCGAGTGGCACCCACCCCGTGCACGGGTGTCGGACCAGGTGAGCCGCACTGGTCAAACCGGCAACCCCGGGGGCCGGACCGACGGAGGAGCACACGTGACCGTGGAGAGCACTGCCGCGCGCAAGCCGCGACGCAGCGCCGGGAGCAAGAAGTCCCCGAGCACCAAGCCCGAACTGGTTCAACTGCTGACCCCCGAGGGCAAGCGCGTCAAGAACGCCGAGTACGACCCGTACGTCGCCGACATCACCCCCGAAGAGTTGCGCGGCCTGTACCGCGACATGGTGCTCACCCGCCGCTTCGACGCCGAGGCCACTTCCCTGCAGCGCCAGGGCGAGCTGGGCCTGTGGGCCTCGCTGCTCGGCCAGGAGGCCGCCCAGATCGGCTCCGGCCGGGCCACCCGAGAGGACGACTACGTCTTC
This genomic window from Streptomyces sp. DG2A-72 contains:
- a CDS encoding bacterial proteasome activator family protein: MEMPRNERSPENPQILVVGQDGMALGGGNGDEDSREIPVTEQVEQPAKVMRIGSMIKQLLEEVRAAPLDEASRVRLKEIHASSVKELEDGLAPELVEELERLSLPFTDDGTPSDAELRIAQAQLVGWLEGLFHGIQTTLFAQQMAARAQLEQMRRALPPGVGGHEDGEQHPGGRSGGPYL
- a CDS encoding protein kinase; amino-acid sequence: MSQDGAQGRYAGRALAGGRYQLRDLLGTGGMASVHLAYDSVLDRQVAVKTLHTELGREQAFRERFRREAQAVAKLTHTNIVSVFDTGEDDVDGMTTPYIVMEYIEGRPLSSVFDEDVRQFGAMPADKALKITADVLAALEISHEMGLVHRDIKPGNVMMSKRGVVKVMDFGIARAMQSGVTSMTQTGMVVGTPQYLSPEQALGRSVDARSDLYSVGIMLFQLVTGRLPFDADSPLAIAYAHVQEEPVAPSSINRALPPGVDALVARALKKNPNERFPSAESMRDECLRVAASFQAAPPSIVPGAQTQSGQGVGASVFPPVGQTPPLSAPVQTPYQQPQTPNPYSTPPPSTPSPAYGYPQQPGYQTPQPAAYSPQPGHSTPPPYTMSPQPQTTSGGGRNNRPVVIGSVLVSVVAVVGLIVALTLNRGGTDDDAGGSGGPTASESLTKAAGYREGDSSKTVETTECTEPRESYSDPDQVQMPDLTFKYWPSVVECLDAAEWKYKKVDINENTYGEGTIMRQTPETRTDFDPENPPTFTFEVSTGNPE
- a CDS encoding protein kinase, whose protein sequence is MAQQQRAQGPSDPEATGGGMSDAPEMWGNGGLVGDGRYRLTRRLGRGGMAEVFAAEDVRLGRTVAVKLLRSDLAEDPVSKARFTREAQSVAGLNHHAIVAVYDSGEDFVGGQSVPYIVMEIVEGRTIRDLLINAEAPGPEQALIIVSGVLEALAYSHQHGIVHRDIKPANVIITHTGAVKVMDFGIARALHGAQSTMTQTGMVMGTPQYLSPEQALGKAVDHRSDLYATGCLLYELLALRPPFTGETPLSVVYQHVQDIPTPPSEASDVCPPELDGLVMRSLAKEPDDRFQTAEEMRGLVQYGLQMLYDQGGHTGTWNTGPVTAHDGRQTPAAGFASTTVMQNHGNGSSTSQIPQQILPSGYGGGDDGGFEGHGNKGNGRSKLWILAVLAVIAIAAGVALALNGGGGGGGGGGGGKVSPTTSQTTEDDKASQTPSNEASNEPTDTETDSDSDTSGGSNYTPSYEPSYTPSETASSEPSYTPSDEPTSSGEPTPSFTPSDEPTDPETQPTDTGDGGVSAGGGTEN
- a CDS encoding phosphotransferase — its product is MPHAPPLGALLRQYAAGSAVTCEPVDEGLLNRGYRLRTTRGRYFLKHHFDPETADPTAIERRHRATQRLADLGVPVAPPVAARDGRTVAVVGGHAYALHPWVEGRHRHGGQLSAEQCGRLGSLLGVVHASLERVMPVRRRGRAEPPHSADPTATFALIDDLLARVRRHRPADSFDELARHRLLERRVLLERHADRRPPRGGSVGWVHGDFHPFNLLYQGDAPAAIVDWDRLGVQPRAEEAVRAAAIFFVRPVGTLDLPKVRAYTRAYRRTAGATPSQLAAAVHRVWWERLNDFWMLRWHYERGDTRADPQFPAASALAVWWTREYDAVCEAFSG